Genomic DNA from Solanum dulcamara chromosome 4, daSolDulc1.2, whole genome shotgun sequence:
GTTCAAAAGTGCCAGCCCATGCATCTCTTTTAGTAAGAAAAGGTGATGGCAAATCAAAGATCTTCTTCACCGTTGCCGGAATCGATGAATGTTCATATTCCGACGTCGGAAACGGAGAGCCATTAGGACCATGAACAactgcaaaaaaaaaatgaaaataaataaataaatagtttgTCATATTTTCAAATTCGAGTTGGTTTTTATGTGTGACATAAGGTGAGAGCCTAATGCACAAAGTATCTCATATTAGCAGAGTCTCAGAGTGCACCCGCAGAAAAATTATTTGTGTTGGTTTTTTATGTGTAACATTAGTCAAAGAAATTATTCATGTTATGGTTTTCATGTGAGACATAAGTCAAGGAAATTATTTGTGTTAAGGACCACCTTTTGCACACATCTTTTTCTCTAAAACATCACTCATTTATGATCACAAGAGGTGGGATGTAGGGGCACATTAATTAACTTTGGATTAATTAAAAGCATTTCACACACACCATTAATAGAAGTTTTTTCTTTTGGGGGGTCCAAAACCATTTATAAAAGTTGTGAAGTTAAGCTATCCAACAAGTGATAGTGTGACTTGTTGACACATAGATAGGCATTCATTTATTGCCAAATATTGAGTATATATGACTCTAATATATACACCATTAGTCCATTAAGTAGGACGAATAGGATTATTTCACTCTCATAAGGGATTACGTtttaagtttgaattttgaaaatacagaaatttttaataattttttttctaacatAAATCCTAtccatataaatttaaattaattgaatCTCGGAAACAAGatggttaaggaaaaaaaactTGACTATTTAGATGTTGGATAGATGCAAATGGGAACAAGTGACTTCAAAGGTCATATAGCAATACGGCGGGATTGTGCACTTTTTGACTAATTATCTCTTCTTTTAGTGGAAATTAATTCATTATTCTAGTTGTGTATTTTAGTGCTTATATTTTATTCTGATGTGTAATGAGATCTAAAAGTCCAAAATTATAAATTAGGtattttctataaatttcaaatattttttattttttccccaGAATAATGGAGTTAGAGTTGAGGTAAAATGTTTACGATTAGCATAATTTAACATATTATAGCATTTTAGTAGTCTTATTATATATTTCTCACCTCATTTTATTAGGAGGATTTACAGTATTCTCACTTATTCTCCCATGTGAGCGAAATTGATGGTAAAAATGCTCAATCACTAGAGCTAACTTACTTGTCACAATCTCGTTATCTTATTAGTCATGTTATTAATTCTATTTAGTACAAACAATTATATTACATATGATCTGAgagtataaaaaaaatgtaatataAAATAGAAGGAAAAAGAGAGTTAACACAATATTTTACTCTCTcgattttaatttgtttgttttactttcctttttaatcgatttcaaaaatatatcttgaatttcaacttttcacataacatatttaaaaaaacaatccacaagattaaatgacattttaacatattatacatatttttaatttaagaccacaccttatttctatttttttaaaatttcgtatcaacttaaaatcaaataAACGTACCTGTGCCCTTCTCGATCCAAGGAGAGATCATTATAGTAGGAACTCTAACACCCAATCTATCAAACTTGAAATCAAACGGGTCGGGTCCTACAATTCCATCCGGGCTAGGGACCCCACTGACAGGTGTAGGGACGTGATCAAAGAACCCACCATGCTCATCGTAGGTAATGATGAAAAGGGTTTGGTTCCATTGTGGGCTTTTCCTTAGGGTCTCGTACACCTCCTTTACGAACATTTGTCCTTGATAAACATCGTGTGATGGATGATCATCGTTAGCCGGTTGTAACTTTGAGTCCATGTATCGCTGCTCCACCACAACATATCCTGGTAATAGGCCAGAGTGCCAAATTTAGCTTTCCGTCTAGCCACggattttgattaattttttaaaatttattttcaattgttTTTCAAGGTTTCgtgatatttttcttttattcaccaaactttaattttttttaaagtaaaattgcATGTACAAACATCATTTTAACAAACTTTAAACACTTATTTATTTAAGTTTTTAACTAaataatatgtaattatttagtttttctctctttaaaaaaaaaagacttagCTTTTGATTTGGTAACTAAACAAATCAGAAAATGATTATAAAAAGGTCTAAAATGCtctcgaactattgaaaatagtaCAAAAATATCTCTCATTCATCTATTGAGCCTAAAATGtctaacataattttaattaaataatttgaataatttttttaaacatgtgTCAGTCATCTATTAGttacaattcaattatttaaaattaattataaatcaatatttttttaacataattttaattaaataattttttttaaacacgtggcgatcatctattggttataatttaattatttaaaattaattataaattaaaatttatttaacataattttaattatggaaAAGAGCCTAAAATACCCTctaactattgaaaatggtacaaaaatgtcccTCATGCCCTTTTCCATTAAAGAAAAgatcatttttggacctaaatgTGGATGTCAAGAGCATTTTAGGATTAATAGATAGATGAAGAGTATTTTTATACCATTTTTAATATATCGTATTGATAaggttaaattttttaaaagaaaatatatcgTATTGATAGGAAGAAATTTGCCacttataatattttcatacggtatttgaatatctaaatttaattttaaaatattaaattctattttatttaatttaaaaattagtcaaaaatTAACTTTCgggaaagaaataaaaaaaatgtcacgTAAATTAGAATACCTGGTAGCTTTCCAGATTTGGCAtcacttttgaatgtgagaTCATAAGGATGGAATTTTCCGACGTACTTGAGCTTTCTTAAATTCAGGTAAAACAGAGTCGCCGGAATATTCTGGTAATAGATTCCAAAATTTATTCCGGCGTCGTCGAGATTCTCGAAGATCGTTCTCTGTGGGTAACCTTTGGCTAACAGCGACGCGATGTTTGAGGTGGCGCCGTGAGATGTGCCGGAGTGAACGTAGAGACGATTCGGCTGAGTCGATGCCGGCACCGACGCAAACCACCGGTCGAACACCGCAAATTCCGATACCAGCGTTTTGTATACTGCTACCTGAACAACAACATTAGTTAATAATTGAACCGAAGCATTAATGTAATTGGTAAAATTACTCTTATATGATCAAAATATCACGGATTCAAATAATGTGGCTTACAAAAATACAGAAAAGGCTGCATAATAGATCCATATTGGTCCGATTCTTCTCTAAACATCACACATCCTAGaagtttttctctcatttatcTCAATTTGTATGGTATGTTTCAAATTTCGAGAGTCAAAtagcttttttttttattgtcattttttaactttcaaatattttaattgcATCAAAGAAGCGCTTTTACGCATTAGAGTACAAAAAATGACCCTTAAATGGGAGAgatattattcaaattatatatgtataacatTATATAACGGTGAAAacgatataatttatttaaacatTATGTTCTTTAAAACACTACAATCCATTACaacatacatataaaataataacaaccaTTCAAACAAAGATTTAACTATTTGAGAATATAAATGATTTTTCTTAATACTTTTAACAATTAACTATGAACATTTTTAATTTAGAATTCCATACTTTATCATGTAATTGTTGAATTTCTAactttagttttaaaatatagagATTATCTAGTTCGATTCAAtgtaaaaattaatcaaattaatcCTCGAGAAAAATCGAAGTAAGTGTAGTAGTGATATAGTGAATACTTACCATATCAGGGTGGAAGCCATTCATGACCTGTTCAGGCATATTAGAATCCATAGAAAGAGCTTGTTGAGCAAACCCATTCATAGGTGCTGGTTTTTTTGAACTGTCATTTGATCCAAATATCTGTTCACGTATTGCTTGAAATGAATGTCCTGGATCAGGATCAACGTAATGAGATTGATCTCCGAAGAAAATCCGACGGGATTTTGGATCCTCTGTTGAAATTGGGTTCGATTCGGAACCATCTACGCCGTTGATTTCTGGGTTCAGCTTCTTCATCCAACCTAACATGTGGTCGAACGATCTGTTCTCCATTACGAGAACCACTACCGTTTTTACTGGGCTGCTGCTCGAGGATGCAGTAGCAGCCCAATTATAGTGGTGGTTCTCTATTAGAATTAGGAAAATTAGTAGTCCGGCGACGAACACCGTTGCCGGCGATTTAGTGGTGTGATTTTTGGGTGACATTGGGTGGGGGTGTAGCAGTAGTGGTCCGTGAAACTGAGTGGAACTTGGAATTTATAGCTGGAGAGTTGTGGATTTTTATTGCTTTGTTAGTTGGGAATCACAAATATCTTTTTTAATGTTATCTCACTAAATAGTGTGATCTAGATAaattttgtaatatttttatttttaattagagatggtaaagttcaaaattttaaaaatgaagaaacttCCGAATCAAAATTATAAGTAATTGAATTATATAAATAGGATATATGATGGATCTTTAATTTATCGATAATATAATCTTAGATATGAGGGTATGAAAGTCGCGTGTTAGGTAGAAACTTAGTGGTTGTAATGGAGGATTGTTTTGCTTTTTGAGGATTTAGACTAATTGGTGTTAGTAGTTGTACTAGCcgtattaatataatttttgtttttgtatgttatttatagtgtttcgattatcacactattttgttgttcttgttttttttttgttagctTTGCACTACTTTCTTTGTTAGTTGCTATTATTTTTACACTCTACTATCTCCATACCTCACTTATGAGATTTCACTAGTATGTTGTTGTACATAAGTATTATCATGATACTCTTAATGTAGTAGCACAAAATAGGTCTGAGGATGATAAAGTGTACATAGATCTTATCTTTATTTAGTGCAGTCATACAAAGTGATCTGAAGAAGATAGAGTATACGCAGATCTTATCTTTACTTCAGAGGTAGATAAACTGTTCCCGATGGACACCCtgctcaagaaaaaaaaaatttagaaaaagacGTAATTGAATCACCTAGcataaaaaattgaatctttaGTCTAACTCAATTCAAAAAAGTTAGTATCTCACGTTCAGGACTGGATATTTGATGCATGAGCAATTCAATATAGAAATCCAAGATTGGGAGCTCGCCTATGATATCTTGTAAAGAAATGAATATTGGGCCTAACTCAATTGTAAAAACTAATTTATGAAAAAAGAAttgtttaaaatcataaaattttgtTAAGGAGTGTAACTACTCAATAAGGACAAAGCAATATGACACAGAGGGAGtaaaaaagaagaatgagaaaTTAAAAACACTAGTTGATTCTTTTCATATATCTTAATATTGACGGATAAAATTATCTAATACATGTTATTGATGGAAAAAAATATTCCATAAAATTAATTGAAGTGAATAAAATTAATTGATCAAAACACCACGatcattaattaaaaagagAGAAAGGGAGAAAATTAGACCATGGTATGTTCTAGTGATAATAATAAGTGAGTTTCAAGTTTATCGGCAAAGGATTGACAGATGCATTTAAATGTgacatttttattaattatcttTCTCGTCAAATTCAATAAACTATCATATTTTTATTCAAGTTAAATATTATATTCGTTCAATATGATATTTTGTTTCATGAGTTAAAGACTTTATTCTTTAAATACTTAAAgaatctaaaaatatttaaattgatCTCAAGATAATGTTtgcatttaaaaatattaaatattatttatcatttCTATGAGAGTATCTGGTAGATTTTATTGataatatctatttttaaagatttatctttaatttcaaattaattttttttataccaATATTAACCAATAATTCCTCAGGTGCTTGAATCAATGTAAATACTATATGTATCATCCAAGTAACCATCAAAATTAAATATGTGGTGCAATAAATAAGGTATGTTCTTCATAAATTAAACGTTTTCTCCTGAATAAGCTATGGTGCAATTAATGAGATTGTTACTTTTTTAATcagaaattttaatttcaaatccTAACCgtaaaaaaatctttaataaaAAACGTTTTTCTCAAAGAATCTTATGTTGTACGAATTTACATTAATCAGGCTCCCAATTTAAACAACCACATGCGCATGTTATTGAGAAAGACAAATTAGGGAAAAGCTCACTTGGATCTTTATGGAGTGCACTAGATGTCATTATGTTTTGGGTAATATAAAGTTGTGTGACATCAAAAGAGCATATGGAGGTTGCCATTGCTTGCATCTCACCGACTACAAATTGAACAAATAGATATGTATATTTTATGAGGCATAATACACATAAGTTATCAGGTATGACGTGAATTGTTACGTAGGATGTCATGTAGAACACTTGTCTTATGCTAATGGAGAAATAACATTTTTCACGTTTGGTTAAGTTTTTTGACAggttgaaaatatatttttttcctaaagATTGCGTATTTTAAAAAAGTTAGGtgtttgattaaatttttaatagaaaaatagattttttcaattttttttttaaaaaaatacacttTTATCCTATTTGATCAAGCTTTTAGAAGAtcgaaagtttttttttttttacttcaaatAGAGACAAGATTGGGACACAAACTAAGAGATGCTGTGCATGATATTCTACTTTGACTTGCCTTTCAGAGTTCTAATCTTTTATTTGTGCAAAATCATATTTCTTTAAGTAGATTTACATAGTCAAGAACTACACAaatatctctctctatatatataaatagaagGATTATAGACATGGTGATGTGACACTCTTTATAGCCTCTATTCataattatcttttttctcttttttaaaaaacttttttttatttaaattaactattttattATAAAAGTAAATTACTTAATATAGTACAAATAAATATGTTATTAGTGATGGAATAATTACAACTAAAATTCTTCACATGCCGATGAATAACTATTCATAACTCACAACTCTCTAATTTCCActcttaataaatttatttttatttttctcctcttttgGACCTTCTTCTaattataaaatgaaaaaaaaaaatttaagtgtttttctctttcttattttatttatttacaatcaatctatatatctatatgtataatttttaggttttctaatatatatatacttagaAAAGGTGATGTGGCATGCTTCTAAACCCAAAAATggcatttatcttttttctcaaatttttgacattttttcttaattttttatttatttgtatgatTTGTTAGAAAATCTAAAAATCATttcttagagcccgtttggattggctttaagttggtcaaaaccaacttaaaacccctttttagcttttggacgtgtttgcctaatgctgactttaagccataaagttcttaaagtcagtcagaaatgaaaagttaggattcctaacttttttttccaaagtgcttaaagtcattttctttgaccatgaaaattacttttatatcctttatattataactaaattctcaaactacctttttttattcttttaaccctaaaattcacatcataagcacttttatccaaacactcaactgcttatttataaaaataactttcagcacttcaaagttctaaaagcactttatacgtaaaagttactttttttaagcccatccggGCTCTTAATTACATTCTCTTAAATATCCATCTAAAATGTTCAGTTTAGATAGTGCAATagtcattatcattattagtgattgtaatgatcatttataatatactaataaaataatattattactttttcattACTTTTTGTTTTGGCTACTCCCAGTCCCAtcgttttttcctttttctgttTGATAGTGCAAAATTCAACACTTAAATATTTATCCTACTCACATCTATTATTTCCATAATTTCTACTTATTATATGTAACTCCAACACCCTTCATGTTTATAACCTCCAAAAAATTAATGTGTAAATTTATAACACCTTATGGTATTTTCCTATGAAGTAAtcatataaattcatattttctAATTATGTTGCAAAGCAATTTTATTTGCGGTAGTCTTGAAAATGCATCATTTTGTCTATCAATAACATGTACGGAGACTTGGTAATGTTTCtaattgattttcttgaatCTTTTCATCATAGAAGTTTGTAGGTACACGTCCCATATCATATCTTCTATCTAATTGCATATGTTTTCTTCTGTTATTTAGTTATGAATTCAGTTATATCTAACACACTGTAATAAATTAATGTAAATGTATAAGAAAAgttcataaaataagaaaaaatgtgTTATAAAGGAAAGTTCACCTCATCAGCAGTGAAAAGGGTCTTGTggctttatttttatttttttgttgaatcTTTTTTACAGTTCGATAGATAATTCGATAAGccaatgattattttttttcaaatttcagagtacgaaactaattaattatgataaatttgatcgaattttgttattttttcctTGCAATTATATGTGCGTGAAAAGGGTTGAAGAATCAATTTATTTTAGAAGGGCTAAAATCACTTATTTTAACTTTTTACCTTATATAATAGAATGAATCtcgaaaaatatgaaaaatctcCCTAAAAATCGTACACATAAATTTCTCAAAatctttattatttaaaaatatgtgATATTTAGTAGAATGAACGATGTGTATGTTTTAAGGATAGCGACAGCGTGATTTAATAAGATTTGTTGAATTATCAAATACTCAATGGTGCcgtcttttttaaaaaattaaactttaGTTCACAACAAAATTCAGGGGGTGAAATGAGAAATTAAAGGCAAAGTTTAATGATTTTAGTAAATAGTActgctaatttttttttaaaaactatcATGTTAAAGAACAAACTTTATTGCATAGTGACGATTGtattttcacattttttatTGTCACTCAaacattctaatttattttatttatttttccataACTAAGTACTAAGCAAACTTTACAATTTAAGTCGTAAAATATCGTATTTAAATTCTGTCATTTTACTTTGTCTTCcacttatctttttatttatatatttgaaaggaCCAAATCCATACAattttgctaataaaatacatgTTTTGTTAACAGGAGAGGATCCAAAGAGTGGATTATTAGCCTTACAAAGAAATGCAGTAATAAAATTAGAACAATTAAGCATCACAAATTGGatgcatattaaaaaaaaattaaaagattatttctattattgtaCAGTTAGTGGTAATACTTTTGATGACGAACtaggtaaaaaaatatttcataaattatctGGAGCTCTAtaaagagaaatagaagaaagatggtacaaAAGAGCAGGAGTAATACAAGACCCAAATGCTTTATGATCAATAGGACAAAAGATACAACATGTAATGGAAATACTA
This window encodes:
- the LOC129887673 gene encoding non-specific phospholipase C2 — its product is MSPKNHTTKSPATVFVAGLLIFLILIENHHYNWAATASSSSSPVKTVVVLVMENRSFDHMLGWMKKLNPEINGVDGSESNPISTEDPKSRRIFFGDQSHYVDPDPGHSFQAIREQIFGSNDSSKKPAPMNGFAQQALSMDSNMPEQVMNGFHPDMVAVYKTLVSEFAVFDRWFASVPASTQPNRLYVHSGTSHGATSNIASLLAKGYPQRTIFENLDDAGINFGIYYQNIPATLFYLNLRKLKYVGKFHPYDLTFKSDAKSGKLPGYVVVEQRYMDSKLQPANDDHPSHDVYQGQMFVKEVYETLRKSPQWNQTLFIITYDEHGGFFDHVPTPVSGVPSPDGIVGPDPFDFKFDRLGVRVPTIMISPWIEKGTVVHGPNGSPFPTSEYEHSSIPATVKKIFDLPSPFLTKRDAWAGTFERILHIRKEPRTDCPEKLPTPTKIRKGEANEDANISEFQQELVQLAAVLKGDHLLTSYPEKIGKGMTVRQGKAYMEDAVKRFFEAGFAAKKIGVDEEHIVQMRPSLTTRSSSTNLHP